A stretch of Lathyrus oleraceus cultivar Zhongwan6 chromosome 6, CAAS_Psat_ZW6_1.0, whole genome shotgun sequence DNA encodes these proteins:
- the LOC127096063 gene encoding uncharacterized protein LOC127096063 — MFSNYLTHQPIEDDKSLKFDFPDEDIKVVKDFEIPRPDEGPKPGSRWKLMFNGSSNYMENGVGVIMLNLNGGYTPFTSSLCFDCTNNIVEYEEYILGIEETIDLGIKILEVCGDSTLAIYQVKGKWETCDTKYVLYCDYVMKLIKYFDEITFCHIPRTESQVADALAMLASMYQI, encoded by the coding sequence ATGTTTTCTAATTACCTTACTCACCAGCCTATTGAAGACGACAAGTCGTTGAAGTTTGACTTTCCTGACGAAGACATTAAGGTAGTAAAAGATTTTGAAATCCCAAGACCCGACGAAGGACCTAAACCAGGATCTCGATGGAAGCTCATGTTTAATGGTTCTTCCAATTACATGGAGAATGGTGTAGGAGTTATTATGTTGAATCTGAATGGTGGATATACTCCTTTCACATCAAgtttgtgttttgattgcacaaaCAATATAGTAGAATATGAAGAGTACATCCTAGGCATAGAAGAAACAATTGACCTCggaatcaaaatccttgaagtATGTGGAGATTCAACTCTAGCGATCTACCAAGTCAAAGGCAAATGGGAAACTTGTGATACCAAATATGTCCTATATTGTGACTATGTCATGAAGTtgataaaatactttgacgaaatcacttttTGTCATATCCCAAGGACTGAGAGTCAAGTAGCTGATGCTCTagctatgttggcttcaatgtaccaaaTTTGA